One Oxobacter pfennigii DNA window includes the following coding sequences:
- a CDS encoding sensor histidine kinase produces the protein MMVETFIQSVLDGLLLSLCCLGLMGREKGKFDCLLPFLFAGVCLVVRQVFGFSTADLAYAVLPVNTVISFMFLFLAVLLINSIWFQRVEGHAFYGTIAAFALYLLLRELCLVVFYLCGVEETAWFLYVSRVLSLMLWLAIWAVGVLRWLREQLSDGSLTVRIIVSNTAILLLLILVVFRFDLSLMFRWLPVTAGTLALLLFVDGIAILIEQHRIQSQRRTKLLEQYLPLVEELIEQVRARQHEFNNKMMAVSAAMAAANDLEEAKSDVASLLQNAKLDSIDRELLKCDSKVICGMIFGKSKQAGLKCIRLDVSMAGAFLHRSLPEADWAEVIGVLIDNAIEASSPGAVLYVKAVEENGGLLFTVSNPHHALSNVEFVQMFKRGWSTKIASGHGYGLFNVRSMVERYKGKIIARNEAIEGTHYITIGVLIS, from the coding sequence ATGATGGTTGAAACATTTATTCAGAGCGTACTGGACGGACTTCTTCTATCCCTCTGCTGTCTTGGCCTTATGGGACGTGAGAAAGGGAAATTTGACTGCCTTCTGCCGTTCCTGTTTGCCGGTGTCTGCTTAGTGGTCCGCCAAGTCTTTGGATTTAGTACGGCAGATCTTGCTTATGCGGTTCTGCCGGTGAATACAGTTATCTCCTTTATGTTCCTCTTCTTAGCCGTACTGCTTATCAATAGTATCTGGTTTCAAAGGGTTGAAGGGCATGCCTTCTATGGAACCATTGCAGCATTCGCCCTTTATCTTCTATTACGTGAGCTTTGTTTGGTAGTATTCTATCTGTGCGGTGTGGAGGAAACGGCATGGTTTCTCTATGTAAGCCGGGTACTTTCACTTATGCTTTGGCTGGCGATTTGGGCTGTTGGAGTGCTGCGTTGGCTGAGGGAGCAATTGAGTGACGGCAGCCTGACTGTCCGTATTATCGTCAGTAATACAGCAATTTTGCTTCTCCTGATACTCGTGGTGTTTCGATTTGATCTATCTCTGATGTTCCGCTGGCTTCCCGTGACCGCAGGAACGCTGGCCCTATTGCTATTCGTGGATGGCATAGCCATTTTAATAGAGCAGCATCGTATCCAATCGCAGCGGAGGACTAAGCTTCTGGAGCAATATCTTCCTCTCGTGGAGGAATTAATTGAACAGGTGCGAGCCCGTCAGCACGAGTTCAACAACAAAATGATGGCCGTTTCTGCGGCGATGGCTGCCGCAAATGATTTGGAAGAAGCTAAGTCTGATGTGGCATCCCTGCTGCAAAACGCGAAGCTGGACAGCATAGACCGTGAGCTTCTGAAGTGCGACAGCAAGGTCATTTGCGGAATGATTTTTGGAAAATCCAAGCAGGCTGGGCTTAAGTGCATAAGACTGGATGTATCGATGGCGGGCGCTTTCCTTCATCGCAGCCTTCCCGAAGCTGATTGGGCAGAAGTCATAGGTGTTTTGATTGACAATGCCATTGAAGCCTCATCGCCAGGGGCTGTGCTTTATGTGAAAGCCGTGGAGGAAAACGGAGGACTCCTTTTTACCGTGTCAAATCCCCACCATGCTCTTTCCAACGTGGAATTTGTTCAGATGTTCAAGCGGGGCTGGTCAACGAAGATAGCGTCTGGTCACGGCTATGGACTGTTTAATGTCCGCAGCATGGTAGAACGGTACAAGGGAAAAATAATTGCCCGTAATGAGGCCATTGAAGGAACACACTACATTACCATAGGGGTACTTATTTCGTAG